The region TCTGATGAGGAGCTCTGCACAATTTTATTCTTAAAGAAGTCAGACATGCATCTACTTCATTGCATCACCTGCGCATGCATCAGAAAAAAGATTTATTACTTTGTTGAAATAtgcaaggaaaaaaaataaatcaagtgATTGTAAAGAGGGTGAGGGGAATGGAAGAATACATGGTTCGAAGTTGGCAGTACATTTCTGAGGCAGCTGGCGGGCCATGTTCCGATCCACACCAGTTATGGGAGGACCATTAACAAGAACACACAGACAAGGTTGTCCCAGAGCTTTGATGGCATTGCAGCAAGTCTCACTTGGTGGAATACGGCTAAAGGGAGCAACTGCTGCTCTGCAGGGTATTAACTGCACCAGTGCTGACAAGAATGTGCTGTGACAAGTGGTGCCCTCGCCTTGTTCCACCATACCTGTAAGGACCAACACAAACACCATAAAAGGCACAGCCTTGGACTTGGTGTTGGAGTTGGACCCAAAAAGAAGCAGCAGCAgcttcatatttgattttttgatCTTATCTTTATCTCCACTCCCTTGGAATATTGGAAATGCTTAGACTTCCCTCTTTC is a window of Gossypium hirsutum isolate 1008001.06 chromosome D08, Gossypium_hirsutum_v2.1, whole genome shotgun sequence DNA encoding:
- the LOC107900728 gene encoding protein LIM1, which codes for MKLLLLLFGSNSNTKSKAVPFMVFVLVLTGMVEQGEGTTCHSTFLSALVQLIPCRAAVAPFSRIPPSETCCNAIKALGQPCLCVLVNGPPITGVDRNMARQLPQKCTANFEPCDAMK